A region of Massilia sp. WG5 DNA encodes the following proteins:
- a CDS encoding PLP-dependent aminotransferase family protein, with protein sequence MSQLKTIQAEHPPVWPPRLAVNGGPRFLQIADALQAAVTDGSLKPGDRLPPQRQLAAQLGVDLTTITRGYDEARRRKLLEGRGARGTYVAAPKVELSAILDLSMNTPPPPDGVDFDDMLKQGLSQVLMRADNELLMTYHLGGGSDADRKAGARWLEPMFGQLDARQLVVCPGAQAAIAALILALTAPGDVILAEPTTYPGLRDAATQLGRRIIAVETDRHGMAPEMLEEACRRHKPALVYLNPTLQNPTAATMPERRRKELAGIAKRRNVRIVEDDPYWLLADAPPPPVATFAPQQVVYVSTLSKCLTPGLRVAFVLLRDPQERERFLIALRSFALMAAPLTAALATQWILDGSAGGLMEGVRKEARLRHRMARDILAGRYRGAGDSLHVWLELPAYWRSSQLARAAEAEGIAVTPAEAFATGSASVNAIRISLGSIQDRGRLQAGLQRLSQLLARRPESPESYS encoded by the coding sequence ATGTCCCAGTTGAAAACCATACAAGCCGAGCACCCGCCAGTCTGGCCGCCGCGACTGGCCGTGAACGGCGGGCCACGTTTCTTGCAGATTGCGGACGCCTTGCAGGCGGCGGTGACGGACGGCTCGCTGAAACCGGGCGACCGCCTGCCGCCGCAGCGCCAGTTGGCGGCACAGCTGGGCGTCGACCTGACGACGATCACGCGCGGCTACGACGAAGCCAGGCGCCGCAAGCTGCTGGAGGGCCGCGGCGCCCGCGGCACTTATGTCGCGGCGCCGAAAGTCGAACTGAGCGCGATCCTCGACCTGAGCATGAATACGCCGCCGCCGCCGGATGGCGTCGACTTCGACGACATGCTGAAACAGGGTCTGTCCCAGGTCCTGATGCGGGCGGACAATGAATTACTGATGACTTACCATCTTGGCGGAGGAAGCGACGCCGACCGCAAGGCCGGCGCCAGATGGCTGGAACCGATGTTCGGACAGCTGGATGCACGGCAGCTGGTCGTCTGTCCGGGTGCGCAGGCGGCGATTGCCGCCCTGATCCTTGCGCTGACGGCGCCCGGCGACGTGATCCTGGCGGAGCCAACGACCTATCCCGGCTTGCGTGACGCAGCGACCCAACTCGGCCGGCGCATCATTGCGGTAGAAACGGACAGGCACGGGATGGCGCCCGAGATGCTCGAGGAAGCCTGCCGCCGGCACAAGCCCGCGCTGGTCTACCTGAATCCGACATTACAGAACCCGACCGCCGCCACCATGCCGGAACGCCGGCGCAAGGAGCTGGCCGGCATCGCGAAGCGCCGCAATGTACGCATCGTCGAGGACGATCCCTACTGGCTACTTGCCGACGCTCCGCCCCCGCCGGTCGCCACCTTCGCCCCGCAGCAGGTGGTCTACGTCTCGACCCTGTCGAAATGCCTGACGCCCGGCTTGCGAGTCGCCTTCGTGCTCCTGCGCGACCCGCAGGAACGCGAACGTTTCCTGATCGCGCTGAGGTCGTTCGCACTGATGGCCGCCCCGCTGACGGCCGCACTGGCCACGCAGTGGATCCTCGACGGATCGGCCGGCGGATTGATGGAAGGCGTACGCAAGGAGGCGCGCCTGCGCCACCGGATGGCCCGCGATATCTTGGCGGGGCGCTACCGCGGCGCCGGAGACAGCCTGCATGTGTGGCTCGAGCTGCCGGCCTATTGGCGCTCTTCGCAGCTCGCGCGTGCAGCCGAGGCCGAAGGCATCGCAGTCACGCCGGCCGAGGCCTTCGCAACCGGCAGCGCATCCGTGAATGCGATCCGGATCTCCCTGGGCAGCATCCAGGACCGCGGACGCTTGCAGGCGGGCCTGCAGCGCCTGTCGCAACTGCTTGCGCGGCGGCCCGAGTCGCCCGAGTCTTATTCGTAA
- a CDS encoding YdiY family protein, with the protein MKSLMLWALALAGASGAAIAAPDDFADAAPSSTYFTQAPTTAIPEGSNWFTSAELGAISTSGNTTGTSITGKIDARHEMSNWSNEYVFSGFFKEDEIANADGTRTRTRSAERWQVAAKAAFKLLEDGNRAFVLGSHVNDKFGAYTRYSTLAVGYGTQLLKREDKSVDVEIGPGYFHGESATGEQDSGMTVHGAAQLRWKVSPSAAFSQTVSVERGTTNVHTVAETALSTKINGTMQMKAAFSARSDSKVPEDKKNTDTQTSLTLVYSF; encoded by the coding sequence ATGAAATCTCTGATGCTCTGGGCGCTGGCACTGGCCGGCGCAAGCGGCGCCGCCATCGCCGCGCCCGACGACTTCGCCGATGCGGCGCCGTCGTCCACTTACTTCACGCAAGCGCCGACCACCGCCATTCCGGAAGGCAGCAACTGGTTTACCTCCGCCGAACTGGGCGCGATCTCGACCTCCGGCAACACCACCGGCACCTCGATCACCGGCAAGATCGACGCGCGCCACGAAATGAGCAACTGGAGCAACGAATACGTCTTCAGCGGCTTCTTCAAGGAGGACGAAATCGCCAACGCCGACGGCACGCGCACCCGTACCCGCTCGGCCGAGCGCTGGCAGGTGGCGGCCAAGGCGGCCTTCAAGCTGCTCGAAGACGGCAACCGCGCCTTCGTGCTGGGCTCGCACGTAAACGATAAATTCGGCGCCTACACCCGCTACTCGACCCTGGCTGTCGGTTACGGCACCCAGTTGCTGAAGCGCGAGGACAAATCCGTCGACGTCGAGATCGGCCCCGGCTATTTCCACGGCGAGAGCGCGACCGGCGAGCAGGATTCCGGCATGACGGTGCACGGCGCCGCCCAGCTGCGCTGGAAAGTCAGCCCGTCGGCCGCGTTCAGCCAGACCGTCAGCGTCGAACGCGGCACCACCAACGTGCACACGGTGGCGGAAACCGCGCTGAGCACCAAGATCAACGGGACCATGCAGATGAAGGCTGCCTTCAGTGCACGCAGCGACAGCAAGGTGCCGGAAGACAAGAAGAACACCGACACCCAGACCTCGCTGACCCTGGTTTATTCCTTCTGA
- a CDS encoding NCS2 family permease — MLERLFHLRQSGSDARTEILAGLTTFLTMAYIIFVNPSILGDAGMPKEAVFVATCLVAALGSAVMGLYANYPIAMAPGMGLNAYFAYAVVIGMKVPWQAALGAVFVSGCLFILVSVFGLRAMIVNGIPRSLRVAITVGLGMFLALIALKNAGIVVASEPTLVKVGDLHQGGAIMAMIGFLLIVTLDRLRVRGAILIGIIAVTVLSFFFGGNEFHHVVSAPPSLAPTFLKLDVPGALAVGILNVILVFFLVELFDATGTLMGVASRAGLLVEGKMERLNKALLADSAAIVAGAALGTSSTTAYIESASGVQAGGRTGLTALTVAVLFLACLFIAPLAGVVPPYATAPALLFVACLMLRDLGDIEWGDTTEAIPAAITALTIPFTYSIAEGIAFGFITYAVLKLTTGRARQVAPIVWVIAALFAFKIVYIGT; from the coding sequence ATGCTCGAACGCCTTTTCCACCTCCGGCAAAGCGGCAGCGATGCCCGCACCGAAATACTGGCCGGTCTGACCACCTTCCTGACGATGGCCTACATCATTTTCGTGAATCCCTCGATCCTCGGCGACGCCGGGATGCCGAAGGAGGCCGTGTTCGTCGCCACCTGCCTGGTCGCGGCGCTCGGCAGCGCGGTGATGGGCCTGTATGCCAACTATCCGATCGCCATGGCCCCTGGGATGGGCCTGAACGCCTATTTCGCCTACGCCGTGGTAATCGGCATGAAGGTGCCCTGGCAGGCCGCGCTGGGCGCGGTGTTCGTGTCCGGCTGCCTGTTCATCCTGGTCTCGGTGTTCGGCCTGCGCGCGATGATCGTGAACGGCATTCCGCGCTCGCTGCGGGTGGCGATCACGGTCGGCCTGGGCATGTTCCTGGCCCTGATCGCGCTGAAGAACGCCGGCATCGTGGTGGCCAGCGAACCGACCCTGGTCAAGGTCGGCGACCTGCACCAGGGCGGCGCCATCATGGCCATGATCGGTTTCCTGCTGATCGTGACCCTGGACCGCCTGCGCGTGCGCGGCGCGATCCTGATCGGCATCATCGCGGTGACGGTGCTGAGCTTCTTCTTCGGCGGGAATGAATTCCACCACGTGGTCTCCGCCCCGCCCTCGCTGGCCCCGACCTTCCTGAAACTGGACGTCCCCGGCGCGCTGGCGGTCGGCATCCTGAACGTGATTCTGGTGTTCTTCCTGGTCGAACTGTTCGACGCCACCGGCACCCTGATGGGCGTGGCCAGCCGCGCCGGCCTGCTGGTCGAAGGCAAGATGGAACGCCTGAACAAGGCCCTGCTGGCCGACAGCGCCGCGATCGTCGCCGGCGCCGCCCTCGGCACCTCCAGCACCACGGCCTATATCGAATCGGCTTCCGGCGTCCAGGCCGGCGGCCGCACCGGCCTGACCGCCCTCACCGTGGCCGTGCTGTTCCTGGCCTGCCTGTTCATCGCGCCGCTGGCCGGCGTGGTGCCGCCCTACGCTACCGCACCGGCGCTGCTGTTCGTCGCCTGCCTGATGCTGCGCGACCTCGGCGACATCGAATGGGGCGACACCACCGAGGCGATTCCCGCCGCGATCACGGCGCTGACGATCCCGTTCACGTACTCGATCGCCGAGGGCATCGCCTTCGGCTTTATCACCTACGCGGTGCTGAAGCTGACCACCGGCCGCGCACGCCAGGTCGCGCCGATCGTGTGGGTGATCGCCGCGCTGTTCGCGTTCAAGATCGTCTACATCGGCACGTGA
- a CDS encoding response regulator transcription factor: MALIRLVIADDHELIREGVKKIVRHCADLKVVGEAGDLQQAIALVAQVRPDVVVLDVSLPDYDGLDGLVELRRHFPALRVVMLSMHPEERYALAALRAGAFGYVSKNTATAELVQALRQAATGAPWIGPRVAELLAREASNPPAAAPHRLLTPREAEIVALIGAGLQVKQVAAELGITVSSVNTYRIRIFRKLGLSSNAALIRYALRNGLAG; encoded by the coding sequence ATGGCATTGATCAGGCTAGTCATCGCCGACGACCATGAACTCATCCGCGAGGGCGTCAAGAAGATCGTGCGCCACTGCGCCGACCTGAAAGTGGTGGGCGAGGCGGGCGACCTGCAGCAGGCGATCGCGCTGGTGGCCCAGGTTCGGCCGGACGTGGTGGTGCTGGACGTGAGCCTGCCCGACTACGACGGCCTCGACGGCCTGGTGGAACTGCGCCGCCACTTTCCCGCGCTGCGCGTGGTCATGCTGAGCATGCACCCCGAAGAACGATACGCACTCGCGGCCCTGCGCGCTGGCGCTTTCGGTTATGTGTCGAAGAATACCGCCACGGCGGAACTGGTGCAGGCCCTGCGCCAGGCGGCCACCGGCGCGCCCTGGATCGGTCCGCGGGTCGCCGAACTGCTGGCGCGGGAAGCCAGCAATCCGCCGGCGGCGGCCCCGCACCGGCTGCTGACGCCGCGCGAGGCCGAGATCGTGGCGCTGATCGGGGCCGGCCTGCAGGTCAAGCAGGTCGCGGCCGAACTCGGCATCACGGTCAGCTCCGTCAACACCTACCGGATCCGCATCTTCCGCAAGCTGGGGCTGTCCTCGAACGCTGCCCTGATCCGGTACGCACTGCGCAACGGGCTCGCAGGATGA
- a CDS encoding lipoprotein-releasing ABC transporter permease subunit: protein MSILHRLPYEWLIGLRYTRAAKRASRNRFLSFISLISVAGIALGVAALIVVLSVMNGFEKEVTARMLSVLAHVEVLAADGAMPEWRTVERQALQNPEVKAAAPFAELQGMVLREDSMKPVVIRGVLPEAELKVSDIAGQTHAHNLAALRPGSQNVVLGSELARALDVKAGDKVRLLVAASGQPGQPGQISTRQRVFTVADVFDSGNYQFDSALAFVHIDDAISLQGLAGPSGVRLRLADMYAAPRVAVELARGMDERFLLRDWTRVNSTWFAAVQSQKRMMFVILTMIIAVAAFNLVSTLVMTVRDKQADIAILRTLGASPRSVMQIFVIQGTLVGVMGALLGVALGVLVALNVGVIVPAIEHLFGVQFLAKDIYLISEVPSDLQWTDVGRIGGVAVVLAFLATLYPSWSAARLQPAAALRYE from the coding sequence ATGAGTATCCTGCACCGTCTGCCTTACGAGTGGCTGATCGGCCTGCGCTACACCCGCGCCGCCAAGCGCGCCAGCCGCAACCGCTTCCTGTCCTTCATTTCCCTGATCTCCGTGGCCGGTATCGCCCTCGGGGTCGCTGCCCTGATCGTCGTCCTGTCCGTGATGAACGGCTTCGAGAAGGAGGTCACCGCGCGCATGCTCTCGGTGCTGGCCCACGTCGAGGTACTGGCCGCCGACGGCGCCATGCCCGAGTGGCGCACGGTCGAACGGCAGGCGCTGCAGAATCCCGAAGTCAAGGCCGCCGCGCCCTTCGCCGAACTGCAGGGCATGGTACTGCGCGAAGACAGCATGAAGCCGGTCGTGATCCGCGGCGTGCTGCCCGAGGCCGAACTCAAGGTGTCGGACATCGCGGGCCAGACCCATGCGCATAACCTTGCGGCGCTGCGCCCGGGCTCGCAGAACGTGGTGCTGGGCAGCGAGCTGGCGCGCGCGCTCGACGTCAAGGCCGGCGACAAGGTGCGCCTGCTGGTGGCCGCATCCGGCCAGCCCGGCCAGCCGGGACAGATCTCGACCCGCCAGCGGGTCTTCACCGTGGCCGACGTCTTCGACTCCGGGAATTACCAGTTCGACTCGGCCCTGGCCTTCGTCCACATCGACGATGCGATCTCCCTGCAGGGCCTGGCGGGACCGTCCGGCGTGCGCCTGCGCCTGGCCGACATGTATGCGGCGCCGCGCGTGGCCGTGGAGCTGGCGCGCGGCATGGACGAACGCTTCCTGCTGCGCGACTGGACCCGCGTGAACTCGACCTGGTTCGCCGCCGTGCAGTCGCAGAAGCGCATGATGTTCGTGATCCTCACCATGATCATCGCGGTGGCCGCATTCAACCTGGTCTCGACCCTGGTGATGACGGTGCGCGACAAGCAGGCCGACATCGCGATCCTCCGTACCCTGGGCGCTTCGCCGCGATCGGTCATGCAGATCTTCGTGATCCAGGGGACCCTGGTCGGGGTGATGGGCGCGCTGCTGGGTGTCGCCCTCGGCGTGCTGGTGGCGCTGAACGTCGGCGTCATCGTGCCGGCCATCGAACACCTGTTCGGCGTGCAGTTCCTGGCCAAGGACATCTACCTGATCAGCGAAGTGCCGAGCGACCTGCAATGGACCGACGTCGGCCGCATCGGCGGCGTGGCGGTGGTGCTGGCCTTCCTGGCCACGCTGTATCCGAGCTGGTCGGCGGCCCGCCTGCAGCCGGCAGCCGCGCTGCGTTACGAATAA
- a CDS encoding EAL domain-containing protein produces the protein MTSKRESGNTAGTVDILIVEDSPTQAQHLARLLASEPGWRVRIAGDGSAGLAEVARRRPHLIISDIAMPGMDGFTLCKTLKDDPVYANLPVVLLTRLASLNDIVQALESGADSFVRKPYDGVRLRERLRRILQDCALGAPDRPLEFMAAERRQIYELLVATHAQALRMNAELADQRGVLERSCRSLAILHGMAAALNEAVGEQAVAEAALAHLLALPGLAGAAVEALGLDGGLRRLAARNMPDGPVGLPLVRLALHAQGREVGVLELMPVGPALGEAERSLIDSAATQLGSALERARLYACMEALVVERTEALRSERNRLSAVVDTAGALVLLAAPSGHIVMFNRACEEALGWKALDAIGRPCWEVVRRVDDELAVRRVFQELDHTSSRSRIQGEWHTRTGKPRSIIWTKTLLRRDDGSIEYVLGTGIDATELRGAEERLRYVSNFDTLTGLPNRLLLRDRLRQMKAQAQGAGQVLGFMLLSLGRMPLIREALGPGAEQALLQEAAARLRGAAGADAVGRFSDSTFAVLALRAVAEDLSLAARRLLAAVGKPYTWGDQELHLDPSIGIAVFPNDGLQYEVLVSGAEAALRQGADGVGQRYAFYRPELNQGANDRFKLESALRRALERKELALHYQPQVDLASGRIVGAEALLRWRHPQLGMVSPGVFIPLAEETGLILPIGDWVLSEACCQQRQWRDEGLPLVPVSVNLSAHQFNDRIVATVARVLDECGIEPQLLELELTESASMADANKSCALLAQLKNMGIRLSIDDFGTGFSNLNYLKRFPVDKLKLDQSFVADILNGGDDVAISQAVIAMAHGLRLTVVAEGVETAGQLAVLAEHGCDMMQGYYFSRPLAAEDFGRMLRDGVTLDLAPLRQRQAEASIETHHVPM, from the coding sequence ATGACAAGCAAGCGAGAAAGCGGCAACACCGCGGGTACGGTGGACATCCTGATCGTGGAGGACAGCCCGACCCAGGCGCAACATCTGGCGCGCCTGCTGGCAAGCGAACCCGGCTGGCGGGTGCGGATTGCCGGCGACGGCTCGGCCGGCCTGGCGGAAGTGGCGCGGCGGCGCCCGCACCTGATCATCAGCGACATCGCCATGCCCGGCATGGACGGTTTTACCTTGTGCAAGACCCTGAAGGACGATCCGGTGTACGCGAACCTGCCGGTAGTCCTGCTGACCCGGCTGGCCAGCCTGAACGACATCGTCCAGGCGCTCGAATCGGGCGCCGACAGTTTCGTGCGCAAGCCCTACGACGGCGTCCGGCTGCGCGAGCGCCTGCGCCGCATCCTGCAGGATTGCGCGCTGGGTGCGCCCGACCGTCCGCTCGAATTCATGGCCGCCGAACGGCGCCAGATCTACGAGCTGCTGGTCGCCACCCATGCGCAGGCCCTGCGCATGAACGCCGAACTGGCGGACCAGCGCGGCGTGCTGGAGCGCTCGTGCCGCTCGCTGGCGATCCTGCACGGCATGGCGGCCGCCCTCAACGAGGCGGTCGGCGAACAGGCCGTGGCCGAAGCCGCGCTGGCCCATCTGCTGGCGCTGCCCGGCCTGGCCGGGGCCGCGGTCGAGGCGCTCGGCCTGGACGGCGGGCTGCGCCGGCTGGCGGCGCGCAACATGCCGGACGGGCCGGTCGGACTGCCCCTGGTGCGGCTGGCGCTGCATGCCCAGGGCCGCGAGGTCGGCGTCCTGGAACTGATGCCGGTCGGACCGGCGCTGGGCGAGGCCGAACGCTCGCTGATCGACAGCGCCGCCACCCAGCTCGGCTCCGCGCTCGAGCGCGCGCGCCTGTATGCCTGCATGGAAGCGCTGGTGGTCGAGCGCACCGAAGCCCTGCGCTCGGAGCGCAACCGCTTGTCGGCGGTGGTCGACACTGCGGGCGCGCTGGTGCTGCTGGCCGCGCCCAGCGGCCATATCGTGATGTTCAACCGCGCCTGCGAAGAGGCGCTGGGCTGGAAGGCTCTTGATGCGATCGGCCGCCCGTGCTGGGAAGTGGTGCGGCGCGTCGACGACGAGCTGGCGGTGCGGCGCGTGTTCCAGGAACTGGACCACACCTCGTCGCGCTCACGGATCCAGGGCGAGTGGCATACCCGCACCGGCAAGCCGCGCTCGATCATCTGGACCAAGACCCTGCTGCGGCGCGACGACGGCAGCATCGAATACGTGCTCGGCACCGGCATCGACGCCACCGAACTGCGCGGCGCCGAGGAGCGCCTGCGCTACGTCAGCAACTTCGATACCCTGACCGGCCTGCCGAACCGCCTGCTCCTGCGCGACCGCCTGCGCCAGATGAAGGCGCAGGCGCAGGGCGCCGGGCAGGTGCTCGGCTTCATGCTGCTGAGCCTGGGCCGCATGCCGCTGATCCGCGAGGCGCTCGGGCCGGGCGCCGAACAGGCCCTGCTGCAGGAGGCGGCTGCGCGGCTGCGCGGCGCGGCCGGCGCCGATGCCGTCGGCCGCTTCTCCGACAGCACCTTCGCGGTGCTGGCCCTGCGCGCGGTGGCCGAAGACCTGTCCCTGGCCGCGCGCCGCCTGCTGGCCGCGGTCGGGAAGCCCTATACGTGGGGCGATCAGGAGCTGCACCTGGATCCGTCGATCGGCATCGCGGTTTTCCCGAACGACGGCCTGCAATACGAAGTGCTGGTGAGCGGCGCGGAAGCGGCGCTGCGCCAGGGCGCGGACGGGGTCGGCCAGCGCTACGCCTTCTACCGGCCGGAACTGAACCAGGGCGCGAACGACCGCTTCAAGCTCGAGAGCGCGCTGCGCCGGGCGCTGGAGCGCAAGGAACTGGCGCTGCACTACCAGCCCCAGGTCGATCTCGCCAGCGGCCGGATCGTCGGCGCCGAAGCGCTGCTGCGCTGGCGCCATCCGCAGCTGGGCATGGTGTCGCCGGGCGTGTTCATTCCGCTGGCCGAAGAGACCGGCCTGATCCTGCCGATCGGCGACTGGGTGCTGAGCGAGGCCTGCTGCCAACAGCGGCAATGGCGCGACGAGGGGCTGCCGCTGGTGCCGGTGTCGGTCAACCTGTCGGCCCACCAGTTCAACGACCGCATCGTCGCCACCGTCGCGCGCGTGCTGGACGAGTGCGGGATCGAGCCGCAGCTGCTGGAACTCGAGCTGACCGAAAGCGCGTCGATGGCGGATGCGAACAAGAGCTGCGCGCTGCTGGCCCAGCTGAAGAACATGGGCATCCGCCTGTCGATCGACGATTTCGGCACCGGTTTCTCGAACCTGAATTACCTGAAGCGCTTCCCGGTCGACAAGCTGAAGCTGGACCAGTCCTTCGTCGCGGATATCCTGAACGGCGGCGACGACGTCGCCATCTCGCAGGCGGTGATCGCGATGGCGCACGGCTTGCGCCTGACGGTGGTGGCGGAGGGAGTGGAGACGGCGGGCCAGCTGGCCGTGCTGGCCGAGCATGGCTGCGACATGATGCAGGGGTATTACTTCAGCCGGCCGCTGGCGGCCGAGGACTTCGGGCGCATGCTGCGCGACGGCGTCACGCTCGACCTGGCGCCGCTGCGGCAGCGCCAGGCCGAAGCGTCAATCGAAACGCATCACGTGCCGATGTAG
- a CDS encoding DUF2863 family protein — MPKNKRPAPRKPAKPAAEPDHEALAQNLVDLALDIVETDPEDLQAAARKPQLEQDLLTLIRRALRRQHDEILYGAIEAARYTDPECCRYLQEQVEEEAATLRLRDQDGDGAELEIDAFMIPMFVSSTGGLNPAEVFQDDAAFEELSDSFRHTGLASADSRVVLVRYLYDLDEVDHVGYSGLQQMLKEAAASMRSKKLVAAPAIEASMRGWHASGYGPDDEAMELRFLLGFSLKHADDPFYKVPKDEAAADAYFEGRMARYRMWAGSIAPLLARCLSPNPAKIELNFLYQDLFYGAKEQGVSELAMLATLAEVNGRIDDLDLEPERLKAVVAPVDLGTHAALRTNLYPLAGGAPLATIDKPLDLAADLESEVEDLCDGLSTIGLDGILLARGFDEGGQPEGAEAYLSD; from the coding sequence ATGCCAAAAAACAAGCGCCCAGCTCCCCGCAAACCCGCAAAACCTGCGGCGGAGCCCGACCACGAGGCGCTGGCCCAGAACCTGGTCGATCTCGCCCTCGACATCGTGGAGACCGACCCCGAGGACTTGCAGGCCGCCGCCAGGAAGCCCCAGCTTGAACAGGATCTGCTGACCCTGATCCGCCGCGCGCTGCGCCGCCAGCATGACGAAATCCTGTACGGCGCCATCGAGGCCGCGCGCTACACCGACCCCGAATGCTGCCGCTACCTGCAGGAACAGGTCGAGGAAGAAGCCGCGACCCTGCGCCTGCGCGACCAGGATGGGGATGGCGCCGAACTCGAGATCGATGCCTTCATGATCCCGATGTTCGTGAGCAGCACCGGGGGCCTGAATCCCGCCGAGGTGTTCCAGGACGATGCCGCCTTCGAGGAGCTGAGCGACAGCTTCCGCCACACCGGCCTGGCCAGCGCCGACAGCCGCGTGGTGCTGGTGCGCTACCTGTACGACCTCGACGAGGTCGACCACGTCGGCTACAGCGGCCTGCAGCAGATGCTGAAGGAAGCTGCGGCGTCGATGCGCAGCAAGAAGCTGGTGGCGGCGCCCGCCATCGAAGCCAGCATGCGCGGCTGGCATGCCAGCGGCTACGGCCCGGACGACGAGGCGATGGAGCTGCGCTTCCTGCTCGGCTTTTCGCTCAAGCATGCCGACGATCCTTTCTACAAGGTGCCAAAGGACGAGGCGGCGGCCGACGCCTATTTCGAAGGCCGCATGGCGCGCTACCGCATGTGGGCCGGCAGCATCGCGCCGCTGCTGGCGCGCTGCCTGTCGCCGAACCCGGCCAAAATCGAACTGAATTTCCTGTACCAGGACCTGTTCTACGGCGCCAAGGAGCAGGGTGTGTCCGAACTGGCGATGCTGGCCACGCTGGCCGAGGTCAACGGCCGTATCGACGACCTGGATCTCGAGCCGGAACGCCTCAAGGCGGTGGTGGCGCCGGTCGACCTCGGCACCCACGCGGCGCTGCGCACCAACCTCTACCCGCTGGCCGGCGGCGCCCCGCTGGCAACGATCGACAAACCGCTCGACCTGGCCGCCGACCTCGAATCCGAGGTGGAAGACCTGTGCGACGGGCTGAGCACGATCGGACTGGACGGCATCCTGCTCGCGCGCGGCTTCGACGAGGGCGGACAGCCGGAGGGCGCGGAGGCTTACCTGAGCGACTGA
- a CDS encoding glycosyltransferase family 1 protein, translated as MPTLIVFCHLRWDFVFQRPQHLMTRMAKHYRILIVEEPVYQEGQAHLKKTAVAPNITVCQPHTPIHAPGFHDDQIPTLQTLLADLVPEGEKPVVWFYTPMALPLLQSFEPSLVVYDCMDELAAFKNPPKQLVQRESALLNIADLCFTGGPSLYNSKKDRHANAHCFSSSVDAQHFQQARDPSHSHPDQAGIPGPRLGFYGVIDERFDIDLIREVAAARPEWQIVLVGPVVKIDPAHLPKAANIHYMGQRTYEELPQFLAGWDVCLLPFALNESTKFISPTKVLEYMAAELPSVSTPITDVKVPYGDVVAIAETPAEFIAACERMLDASPEQKLALAERMRAVVANTSWDKTANAMHQLIQTTEPGNRAQRLSADASNIADIAEAGAGKVSPLPLSAAHKQAAQNVAIDAQPVKAQAAE; from the coding sequence ATGCCAACCCTTATCGTGTTTTGCCACCTGCGTTGGGACTTTGTCTTTCAGCGTCCCCAGCACCTGATGACCCGCATGGCCAAACACTACCGAATCCTGATCGTCGAGGAACCGGTGTACCAAGAAGGGCAGGCGCACCTGAAGAAGACGGCCGTGGCGCCGAACATCACCGTGTGCCAGCCGCATACCCCGATCCATGCGCCGGGCTTCCATGACGACCAGATCCCGACCCTGCAGACCCTGCTGGCCGACCTCGTGCCCGAAGGCGAGAAGCCGGTCGTCTGGTTCTACACCCCGATGGCCCTGCCGCTGCTGCAAAGCTTCGAACCCTCGCTGGTCGTCTACGACTGCATGGACGAGCTGGCCGCGTTCAAGAACCCGCCGAAGCAACTGGTGCAGCGTGAAAGCGCACTGCTGAACATCGCCGACCTGTGCTTCACCGGCGGTCCGAGCCTGTACAACTCGAAGAAGGATCGCCACGCCAACGCCCACTGCTTCTCGAGCAGCGTCGACGCGCAGCACTTCCAGCAGGCGCGCGACCCGTCGCACAGCCACCCGGACCAGGCCGGCATCCCGGGTCCGCGCCTGGGCTTCTACGGCGTGATCGACGAGCGCTTCGACATCGACCTGATCCGTGAAGTCGCCGCCGCCCGTCCGGAATGGCAGATCGTGCTGGTCGGCCCGGTCGTGAAGATCGATCCGGCGCACCTGCCGAAGGCCGCCAACATCCACTACATGGGCCAGCGCACCTATGAAGAGCTGCCGCAGTTCCTGGCCGGCTGGGACGTCTGCCTGCTGCCGTTCGCACTGAACGAGTCGACCAAGTTCATCAGCCCGACCAAGGTGCTGGAGTACATGGCCGCGGAACTGCCGTCGGTCAGCACCCCGATCACCGACGTCAAGGTGCCCTACGGCGACGTGGTCGCGATCGCCGAGACGCCGGCCGAGTTCATCGCCGCCTGCGAGCGCATGCTGGACGCGAGCCCGGAACAGAAGCTCGCGCTGGCCGAGCGCATGCGCGCGGTCGTGGCCAACACCTCGTGGGACAAGACCGCCAATGCGATGCACCAGCTGATCCAGACGACCGAGCCGGGCAACCGCGCCCAGCGCCTGAGCGCCGATGCCTCCAACATCGCCGATATCGCCGAAGCCGGCGCCGGCAAGGTCAGCCCGCTGCCGCTCAGCGCTGCGCACAAGCAGGCCGCGCAGAACGTCGCCATCGACGCGCAGCCGGTCAAGGCCCAGGCCGCCGAATAA